A genomic stretch from Candidatus Neomarinimicrobiota bacterium includes:
- a CDS encoding methylmalonyl-CoA mutase family protein, protein MSDKKKLFEEAKKRWEEAYHASNMRDADFETMSGIPLEPLYIPDADPDDEYMEKIGFPGEYPYTRGIHPSMYRGRLWTMRMFAGFGTAEDTNERFKFLLDKGQTGLSIAFDMPTLMGYDSNDQISKGEVGRCGVAISSLADMEVLFDGIPLDEVSVSMTINGPAVVLLAYYMVVAEKQGVPFEKLRGTLQNDILKEYIAQKEYIFPPRPSMRIITDMMEYCTEHMPMYNTISISGYHIREAGSTAAQELAFTIADGFAYVDAALEKGMDIDEFAPRLSFFFNSHSDFFEEIAKFRAARRIWARHMKERYGAANERSWLMRFHTQTAGVSLTAQQPELNIARVALQALAGVIGGSQSLHTNSMDETLALPSAKAAEIALRTQQIIAYESGVANTIDPLAGSYFIEALTDRLEQEAESYFERINQLGGVIPGIEEGFFQKEIARSAYEFQKKLELKRRIMVGVNEFVNEEEELKIPLLEILNEIEIEQNQSVESLKDGRDEDRTNSTLSALYEASSGDENIMPHIIEAARSYATLGETINTLKKAMGVYKEPAIF, encoded by the coding sequence GACTATGTCCGGTATACCTCTCGAGCCGCTCTACATTCCCGACGCTGATCCCGATGATGAGTATATGGAAAAGATAGGTTTTCCGGGTGAGTATCCCTATACCCGCGGCATCCACCCATCAATGTACCGCGGCAGGTTATGGACTATGCGTATGTTCGCCGGTTTCGGAACGGCAGAAGATACGAATGAGCGGTTCAAATTTCTTCTCGATAAAGGTCAAACAGGGCTTTCAATCGCATTCGATATGCCGACGCTGATGGGATATGATTCGAACGATCAGATTTCAAAGGGGGAAGTCGGGCGCTGCGGCGTTGCGATTTCGTCACTCGCGGATATGGAGGTGCTGTTTGACGGCATCCCGCTTGATGAGGTCAGCGTATCAATGACAATTAACGGTCCTGCCGTAGTGCTTCTCGCTTATTATATGGTGGTAGCGGAGAAACAGGGAGTGCCGTTCGAAAAACTTCGCGGGACTCTGCAAAACGACATCCTGAAAGAGTACATAGCGCAAAAAGAATACATATTTCCTCCCCGCCCGTCAATGAGGATAATCACCGATATGATGGAGTACTGCACCGAGCATATGCCGATGTATAATACTATCAGCATAAGCGGATACCATATTCGTGAAGCGGGTTCCACCGCAGCGCAAGAATTGGCGTTTACCATTGCAGACGGGTTTGCATACGTAGACGCGGCTTTGGAAAAAGGCATGGACATTGACGAATTTGCCCCTCGATTGAGCTTCTTCTTCAACTCTCACAGCGATTTTTTTGAGGAAATCGCGAAATTCAGGGCAGCCCGAAGAATCTGGGCTCGCCACATGAAGGAGAGATATGGAGCGGCAAATGAGCGCTCATGGCTCATGAGGTTTCACACGCAAACCGCGGGGGTAAGTCTGACAGCTCAGCAGCCTGAGCTCAACATCGCACGTGTCGCATTGCAGGCGCTTGCGGGTGTCATCGGCGGCAGTCAGAGCTTGCATACAAATTCTATGGACGAGACACTTGCTCTGCCATCGGCGAAGGCGGCTGAGATCGCTCTTCGGACACAGCAAATAATTGCGTATGAATCGGGAGTGGCTAACACGATCGATCCGTTGGCGGGATCGTATTTTATCGAGGCGCTTACCGACCGTCTCGAGCAGGAAGCGGAGAGTTATTTCGAGCGCATAAACCAGCTCGGAGGCGTAATCCCCGGGATAGAAGAGGGGTTCTTTCAGAAAGAGATAGCCCGTTCGGCGTACGAATTCCAGAAGAAACTCGAACTAAAACGGCGAATTATGGTCGGGGTAAATGAATTCGTGAACGAAGAGGAAGAACTGAAGATACCTTTACTTGAGATTTTAAACGAAATAGAGATCGAACAGAATCAATCCGTAGAGTCTCTCAAAGACGGAAGGGATGAAGATAGAACGAATTCTACGCTCTCGGCATTGTACGAAGCCTCATCGGGGGATGAAAACATTATGCCGCACATAATAGAAGCAGCACGGTCTTATGCGACGCTGGGAGAGACTATCAATACGTTGAAGAAAGCGATGGGGGTATACAAAGAGCCTGCAATCTTTTGA
- a CDS encoding YbdK family carboxylate-amine ligase, with product MTHKFKEKILDIYRQNEPLTIGIEEEYQLCDPDTGDLVQIADKLMEAADSDLRKQFSYELLLSVLELRTGISHSVDEAVDAIAEMRRRAAEVASNFGIVLGVSGAHPFADWREQRFVQTEDYQWVKNQLQYLARRNITFALHVHIGVDDPNKAVRASNCLRRWIPPLMAISANSPFFDGVRTGMKSTRTVQFGTFPRTGLPPHLDGFEEYETLVNKMIESGSITKPRQIWWKVRPHLTFGTLEFRMFDVHASLRRTGAFIALAQALVGRIVDDFECGKLEEPLNDVYLLDGYWKSRRFGLDCDIICPYDGEIRTMRDEVKKMLRFAEPFAEKLGTIGWFDEIESILENGNGADDTLALYDELNEDMIQLQKRLIDSVEYELEEEYA from the coding sequence ATGACACACAAATTCAAAGAGAAAATTCTTGATATTTACAGGCAGAACGAACCTCTTACAATCGGCATAGAAGAAGAATATCAGCTTTGCGATCCCGATACGGGTGACCTCGTTCAAATCGCTGATAAACTTATGGAAGCCGCCGACAGTGATCTGCGTAAGCAGTTTTCCTATGAGCTCCTGTTATCTGTTCTTGAATTGAGAACCGGTATTAGTCACAGCGTTGATGAAGCGGTTGATGCGATCGCGGAAATGCGCAGAAGAGCTGCCGAGGTAGCCTCAAATTTCGGAATCGTGCTCGGCGTGAGCGGCGCTCACCCGTTTGCCGACTGGCGTGAGCAAAGATTCGTCCAAACCGAAGATTACCAGTGGGTGAAAAACCAGCTGCAGTATCTCGCAAGGCGCAATATCACGTTTGCATTGCACGTACATATAGGTGTGGACGATCCGAACAAAGCGGTAAGAGCAAGTAACTGTCTGCGTAGATGGATACCGCCGTTGATGGCTATATCGGCAAATTCTCCCTTTTTTGACGGTGTCCGTACCGGAATGAAGTCAACCAGAACGGTGCAATTCGGCACATTCCCGCGTACCGGTCTTCCTCCTCATCTTGATGGTTTTGAGGAGTACGAGACTCTGGTAAATAAGATGATCGAGTCCGGAAGCATAACGAAACCCCGACAGATATGGTGGAAAGTTCGTCCGCACCTGACGTTCGGAACATTGGAGTTCAGGATGTTTGACGTCCACGCATCTCTTCGCAGAACGGGTGCGTTTATTGCATTAGCGCAAGCGCTTGTAGGCAGGATAGTGGATGATTTCGAGTGCGGGAAGCTCGAGGAGCCTTTGAACGATGTTTATCTGCTCGATGGATATTGGAAATCACGCAGGTTCGGACTTGACTGCGACATCATCTGTCCGTATGACGGAGAGATCAGGACGATGAGAGACGAGGTGAAAAAAATGCTTCGGTTCGCCGAACCCTTCGCAGAAAAACTCGGTACGATAGGCTGGTTCGACGAGATCGAGAGTATATTGGAGAACGGGAACGGGGCGGATGATACATTGGCGCTCTATGACGAGTTAAACGAAGACATGATCCAACTGCAAAAACGGCTAATAGATTCTGTCGAGTACGAATTGGAGGAAGAATACGCTTGA
- a CDS encoding cytochrome c maturation protein CcmE, giving the protein MPKKFVIGISIIVLGIAYFIVSGVSEGTAYYVTVEELTQNGDNFIGDRLRMGGVVLEGSIEIDIQKLDVNFKIHQDEHVVDVFYNGITPDMFRDGSDVILEGSYTKEGVFQADVLMAKCPSKYESDEYQTEELSEDIKS; this is encoded by the coding sequence ATGCCCAAGAAATTCGTAATCGGAATCTCGATAATAGTCCTCGGAATAGCATATTTTATTGTTTCGGGAGTAAGCGAGGGGACCGCATACTATGTAACGGTCGAAGAACTCACTCAAAATGGAGATAACTTTATAGGCGACCGCCTTCGGATGGGCGGAGTAGTGTTAGAAGGGTCGATTGAGATTGATATCCAAAAATTAGACGTGAATTTCAAGATACATCAAGATGAACACGTGGTAGACGTTTTCTATAACGGCATAACTCCGGATATGTTTCGAGACGGTTCTGATGTGATTCTTGAAGGTAGTTATACGAAAGAAGGAGTATTTCAAGCCGACGTTCTGATGGCTAAATGCCCGTCGAAGTACGAATCCGACGAATATCAAACAGAGGAACTTTCCGAAGACATAAAATCCTGA
- a CDS encoding ABC transporter ATP-binding protein: protein MSYLKVRNLTKSFGPLKAIDGIDLDLEKGKTIAIFGGNGAGKTTLVKIISTLMRPSSGTVRIGDAEDGRSADSVRRMIGFISHSLFLYKDLNAVENLRYFGRLYGVQGLEDRISTLLEDFGLLPRMYDPVMTYSRGMLQRLALSRALIHNPVLLLLDEPFTGLDRSAAATLTEYIGRHKSEGGATILVTHDLENGYSVADELAILTNGKLLWQKKSLDIPLEEFKKVYSDLVNEGVK from the coding sequence ATGAGTTATCTTAAAGTCCGGAATCTTACCAAATCTTTCGGACCTTTAAAAGCTATTGACGGAATAGATCTCGATCTCGAAAAAGGCAAGACCATCGCCATTTTCGGGGGAAACGGAGCCGGTAAAACAACTCTTGTAAAGATCATCTCCACTCTGATGCGTCCCTCATCGGGAACGGTACGGATAGGTGATGCAGAAGACGGAAGAAGCGCCGATTCCGTTCGCAGAATGATAGGTTTCATTTCGCATTCTCTTTTTCTTTATAAAGATCTGAACGCTGTTGAAAATCTTCGATACTTCGGCAGGCTTTATGGTGTTCAAGGTCTCGAAGACAGAATTTCGACGTTGCTCGAAGACTTCGGACTATTACCAAGGATGTACGATCCCGTGATGACCTATTCCAGGGGAATGCTCCAGCGGCTTGCTTTATCACGTGCACTGATTCACAATCCCGTGTTACTGCTTCTTGACGAACCCTTTACCGGACTTGACCGCTCTGCCGCGGCAACTCTAACCGAGTATATAGGGAGGCATAAGAGCGAAGGTGGAGCGACAATACTTGTTACTCATGATCTCGAAAATGGTTACAGCGTTGCCGACGAATTAGCCATATTGACTAATGGCAAATTGCTGTGGCAAAAAAAATCCCTTGATATACCTCTTGAGGAGTTCAAAAAAGTATATTCTGATTTAGTAAATGAAGGCGTGAAATGA
- a CDS encoding heme exporter protein CcmB, producing MRHLSHLSTLLWKDLLIEVKSRETIISMFLFSLLVILIFNFAFAADAATLKKLSPGLIWITFLFFGVLGLNRSFTLEKENGSLQGTLLTPVDRGVIYLGKFLSNLIFVLFVEIITLPLFTLFLNVNLLQHFGDLWIILVLGSIGFISVGTLFSAIAVNTKLREVMLPILLYPVITPAFIAAVKCTSAILRERPVESYSNWLSILILYDVVFLVTSFLIFEFVVEE from the coding sequence ATGAGGCATCTATCACACTTATCGACTCTTTTGTGGAAGGACCTGCTTATCGAGGTGAAATCAAGAGAAACGATTATTTCAATGTTTCTCTTCTCATTATTAGTAATATTGATATTCAATTTCGCTTTTGCAGCGGACGCCGCGACTCTGAAGAAACTAAGTCCCGGATTGATTTGGATTACCTTCCTCTTTTTCGGCGTCCTCGGACTTAACCGCTCATTTACGCTCGAAAAAGAAAACGGGAGTTTGCAGGGAACGCTTCTTACACCGGTTGACAGGGGTGTAATTTACCTCGGGAAATTTCTCAGCAATCTGATCTTCGTACTATTCGTGGAGATCATAACTCTCCCCCTTTTTACACTGTTTCTCAACGTAAACCTGTTACAACATTTTGGCGACCTCTGGATAATATTGGTATTGGGGAGTATCGGATTTATATCTGTCGGTACGCTTTTCAGCGCGATAGCGGTAAACACAAAATTGAGAGAAGTGATGCTCCCTATCTTATTATATCCGGTAATTACCCCGGCTTTTATCGCGGCTGTCAAATGCACTTCTGCTATCTTGCGTGAACGACCGGTGGAGTCGTATTCAAACTGGTTAAGTATTCTAATTTTATATGACGTAGTGTTTTTAGTGACTTCTTTTCTTATATTCGAGTTTGTTGTTGAGGAATAA
- the ccsA gene encoding cytochrome c biogenesis protein CcsA produces MFIALLLVFAYAPMEKTMGMAQKIFYFHVPSAFMSFLSFAVVFVASILYLKSGDDKHDRIASSAAEIGVIFSLLVLLTGPIWARSAWGVWWTWEPRLTTTLILFLIFVGYLMLRSYAAAGAQMKKYSAVVGIIGFLDVPLVYWSVSWWAPEVTNHPSGLELEPAMKFVLNFSFVAFIILFVFLLLKRIDLEKIRVELESKKEEFLR; encoded by the coding sequence ATGTTTATTGCGCTGCTTCTCGTTTTTGCGTATGCTCCGATGGAGAAAACAATGGGAATGGCGCAGAAAATATTCTATTTCCACGTGCCTTCCGCATTCATGTCGTTTCTTTCATTTGCCGTTGTATTTGTTGCAAGTATTCTTTATCTGAAAAGCGGGGACGACAAGCATGACAGGATAGCATCGTCAGCGGCGGAAATCGGCGTCATCTTCTCGCTTTTAGTACTTCTGACCGGTCCCATATGGGCTCGCTCAGCCTGGGGTGTGTGGTGGACATGGGAACCCCGGTTGACCACAACACTGATACTTTTTCTAATTTTTGTCGGTTATCTGATGTTGAGAAGTTACGCGGCTGCCGGGGCGCAGATGAAAAAATATTCAGCAGTGGTAGGCATTATCGGTTTTCTCGATGTGCCTTTGGTGTACTGGTCGGTGTCATGGTGGGCTCCGGAAGTTACAAACCATCCGAGTGGATTGGAGCTTGAGCCGGCGATGAAATTTGTTCTAAATTTTTCTTTCGTCGCATTTATCATTCTATTTGTGTTTCTGCTCTTAAAAAGGATAGATCTCGAAAAAATCCGAGTTGAATTAGAATCGAAAAAGGAAGAATTCCTCAGATAA
- a CDS encoding MBL fold metallo-hydrolase: MELSKFVLGVYEENSYLISDESTAEAIIIDPGENPAPILEMVKSQNLNVKYILNTHAHIDHVLGVEEVKRSTGAPFYLNNEDLQLLEGIPSQAKMIGLDGEFPVPQVDGDLLEGDVFKVGSVSLKVLSTPGHSPGSVTFVTDGAAFVGDALFAGSVGRVDLPGGSWEILQASLLGKICKLDRDTKVYSGHGPDTTIGEEIDSNPFLREGVIL, encoded by the coding sequence ATGGAACTCAGTAAGTTCGTATTAGGAGTTTACGAAGAAAACTCCTATCTGATATCGGACGAATCCACCGCTGAAGCGATAATTATTGATCCGGGTGAAAATCCGGCTCCAATTCTTGAGATGGTAAAATCACAAAACCTGAACGTGAAGTATATATTGAATACGCATGCTCACATCGATCATGTGCTGGGTGTCGAGGAGGTCAAACGCTCGACCGGAGCCCCATTTTATCTGAACAATGAAGACCTTCAACTGTTAGAAGGAATTCCGTCGCAGGCAAAAATGATAGGTTTAGACGGAGAATTTCCAGTTCCACAAGTTGATGGTGATCTCCTTGAAGGGGACGTATTTAAGGTGGGTTCCGTTAGTCTGAAAGTTCTTTCTACACCGGGTCATTCGCCGGGGAGCGTAACGTTCGTTACGGATGGAGCTGCTTTCGTAGGCGACGCGCTCTTTGCCGGAAGCGTCGGCAGAGTTGACCTTCCGGGAGGTTCGTGGGAGATATTGCAAGCCTCTCTGCTCGGAAAGATATGTAAACTCGATAGAGACACGAAGGTATATTCAGGTCATGGTCCCGACACCACAATCGGCGAGGAGATCGACTCGAACCCATTCCTTCGGGAGGGAGTGATCCTTTGA
- the moaD gene encoding molybdopterin converting factor subunit 1 yields the protein MKVKLLLFASLKDIAGRRDLEMELDDGSTLQQVTEKLASLYPEIGRMQNSVRIAINQEFTDENISLNNGDEIAFLPPMSGG from the coding sequence TTGAAGGTGAAACTGCTTTTATTTGCGTCGTTAAAGGACATAGCGGGTAGGAGAGACCTGGAGATGGAATTAGATGATGGATCAACCTTGCAGCAGGTAACGGAAAAACTCGCATCTCTTTACCCTGAGATCGGACGAATGCAGAATTCGGTAAGAATCGCGATAAATCAGGAATTCACGGATGAAAATATCTCTCTGAATAACGGAGACGAAATAGCCTTTTTACCGCCTATGAGCGGTGGTTAA
- a CDS encoding molybdenum cofactor biosynthesis protein MoaE: MKVKITKKIIDEIKVVNSVKEIEAGAVVTFLGTARKTSRNRDVLYLEYDAYPEMAEKKMMSILQELDERYGVTNAAFIHRIGRVELGETIVAISVSAPHSKEAFEASRYAVKRLKSIVPIWKKEVWTNGEEWIGYEGEHSEYPG; encoded by the coding sequence TTGAAAGTTAAGATAACAAAAAAGATAATCGATGAGATCAAGGTAGTGAATTCGGTAAAAGAAATCGAGGCAGGAGCTGTGGTTACATTCCTCGGTACTGCCCGGAAGACCTCACGAAACCGCGATGTACTTTACCTTGAATATGATGCCTATCCCGAAATGGCGGAAAAAAAGATGATGTCGATCCTTCAAGAGCTTGACGAGAGATACGGCGTCACCAATGCCGCTTTCATTCACCGGATTGGAAGAGTCGAGTTAGGAGAAACCATCGTGGCAATCTCCGTGAGCGCACCGCACAGCAAGGAAGCGTTTGAAGCGAGCCGATATGCCGTCAAACGCCTGAAGTCGATAGTTCCGATATGGAAAAAGGAAGTATGGACAAACGGGGAGGAATGGATAGGTTACGAGGGGGAGCATTCGGAGTATCCCGGATAA
- the tilS gene encoding tRNA lysidine(34) synthetase TilS produces MSRVKNIKRFLNEFEGFISGNRLIVENDELLIAVSGGLDSVVLLRLLFDYSAKTGIGISVVHFHHHLRGKEADRDASFVETLSAGLGVPFTMKHLKVKEESRKSGSSIQDAAHQLRRREFGELVREFGYTKIATAHHKDDQLETLLMRLITGTGPEGMSGIRVREGKYIRPLMFADKNQLKEYAEAAGIEWVEDSSNKENSYLRNKLRNKVIPVLKEINPSASDAAVRTAVTFGKMMDGINGLVDAVLKRAIVSESESEITLAISGMTDYFDTIGYFIIDKALKRIEKEPPTVINRQFDDLSKLFESGKTGAEISLSKGFRILKDRDNLIIYKSLSQSEEVPIEIGVPAHYNDMILETRMSDWNSGSKLPKGGNHEVIDFNLVNEQKLILSKWREGDRIHPLGLKGHKKVSDVLTEAKIPLHRKRRYPVLRSGDDILWVCGIRLNDKYKVTDGTKEVLHLKLIDINLN; encoded by the coding sequence ATGAGCAGGGTGAAAAATATAAAAAGGTTTCTGAATGAGTTCGAGGGATTCATAAGCGGGAATCGTCTTATTGTCGAAAACGACGAACTGCTGATTGCAGTTTCAGGAGGCTTGGATTCAGTTGTCTTATTGCGATTGCTGTTTGATTATTCGGCAAAAACCGGTATTGGGATTTCGGTAGTACATTTTCATCACCACTTAAGGGGAAAAGAAGCCGATAGGGATGCGTCATTTGTTGAAACGTTGTCCGCGGGATTAGGGGTTCCTTTTACGATGAAACATTTAAAAGTTAAGGAGGAAAGTCGGAAATCGGGGTCGTCAATTCAGGACGCGGCACATCAACTCAGGCGCAGGGAATTCGGGGAATTGGTCAGGGAATTCGGATACACAAAAATTGCCACGGCGCACCATAAGGACGATCAGCTCGAAACGCTGCTGATGCGGCTCATCACGGGTACCGGTCCCGAGGGAATGTCGGGTATTAGGGTTCGGGAGGGGAAATACATTCGCCCCCTGATGTTTGCAGATAAAAACCAATTGAAAGAATATGCAGAGGCGGCTGGTATTGAATGGGTGGAGGATAGCTCGAATAAAGAAAATTCTTATCTCAGAAACAAATTGAGAAACAAAGTTATTCCCGTCCTGAAAGAGATCAATCCTTCTGCTTCGGATGCAGCTGTACGAACGGCAGTTACTTTCGGTAAGATGATGGATGGTATTAACGGATTGGTGGATGCGGTTCTCAAGAGGGCTATCGTTTCTGAAAGCGAGTCGGAGATTACTCTTGCAATTTCGGGAATGACAGATTACTTTGATACGATAGGGTATTTTATTATAGATAAAGCTCTTAAACGAATTGAGAAGGAGCCGCCGACAGTCATAAACCGTCAGTTCGATGATCTATCGAAGCTATTTGAATCGGGTAAAACCGGGGCGGAAATATCTCTCTCAAAAGGATTCAGAATTTTGAAAGACAGAGATAACCTGATAATTTACAAGAGCTTATCCCAATCGGAAGAAGTTCCTATCGAAATCGGCGTTCCGGCTCATTACAACGATATGATCCTTGAAACCAGAATGAGTGATTGGAACAGCGGATCAAAACTTCCGAAGGGAGGTAATCACGAGGTAATCGATTTTAATTTGGTAAACGAACAAAAACTTATACTAAGCAAGTGGAGAGAAGGGGATAGGATCCATCCACTCGGATTGAAAGGGCATAAAAAAGTGAGCGATGTGCTGACCGAAGCAAAAATTCCTCTACACCGAAAACGGCGTTATCCGGTGCTTAGAAGCGGTGATGATATCCTATGGGTCTGTGGAATTCGCCTCAACGATAAGTATAAAGTCACTGATGGTACAAAAGAAGTACTCCACTTGAAGCTGATTGATATTAATTTGAACTGA
- the hpt gene encoding hypoxanthine phosphoribosyltransferase, with product MTEEELNEHYARSENLELVITKEEIQKKIDELAVELEKDYKTKNPILIGVLNGSFIFMADLIRRLELDCEVDFIKISSYADSTRTSGTVRLIKDISADITGRHVLIVEDIVDTGLTVRFLKRRMEESGTKSVEFVSLLFKETEANAGVDIKYVGFHIPDRFVVGYGLDYAQRLRRLESIYAMRELPPV from the coding sequence ATGACCGAAGAGGAGTTAAATGAGCATTACGCGCGTTCAGAGAACCTCGAACTCGTGATAACAAAAGAGGAGATACAGAAGAAGATCGATGAACTCGCGGTCGAGTTGGAAAAGGATTACAAAACTAAAAATCCTATATTGATAGGAGTATTGAACGGCTCTTTTATATTTATGGCTGACCTTATAAGGAGGCTCGAACTCGACTGTGAAGTTGATTTCATCAAAATTTCGAGTTATGCTGATAGTACGAGAACAAGCGGTACGGTACGGCTGATAAAAGATATATCCGCCGATATAACCGGCAGGCATGTACTGATTGTCGAAGATATTGTGGATACGGGACTTACGGTAAGATTCTTGAAGAGAAGGATGGAAGAAAGCGGAACGAAATCGGTTGAATTTGTATCACTGCTCTTTAAGGAAACTGAGGCGAATGCAGGAGTGGATATTAAATATGTAGGATTTCACATACCGGATAGGTTTGTCGTAGGATATGGACTGGATTATGCACAAAGGCTTAGGAGACTTGAATCTATTTATGCCATGCGGGAACTTCCGCCGGTATAA
- the ftsH gene encoding ATP-dependent zinc metalloprotease FtsH, translating into MIAVGFIILAQILTFDQKSETEISFTEFKALLSKGRVESATIIENEFHGNLYSSVTIWRPSSRGIEGDSTSVFIDEKIKVILPTNYVDTEVLAEWDAVGLKYNFQVKSMDWVGYLLQMSPWILIFVFWFILMRRMQGGGPKGIFSFGKSRAKVVSGKEPKITFDDVAGVVEAKQELMEIIGFLKEPEKFSRLGGKIPKGVLLTGPPGTGKTLLAKAVAGEAEVPFFSISGADFVEMFVGVGASRVRDLFEQGKKNAPCIIFIDELDAVGRTRGAGLGGGHDEREQTLNQLLVEMDGFESNDGVILLSATNRADVLDSALLRPGRFDRQVVVGNPDVLGREGILKVHTKDVKMAKDMDLSILAKGTPGLSGADLANLVNEAALLAASKNKKSVELDDFEEAKDKVMMGVARKSMIISDAEKKVTAYHEAGHALVARSIPEADPIHKVTIIPRGGTLGTTHQLPMDERYNYSRSLVNAQLAILLGGRSAEKIVFDEYTTGAGNDLERATELSRKMVCEWGMSEKLGPLTFGKKAEEIFLGRQISQHRDYSENTARIIDEEVQKIILAAEERATNLLKKKKSTLKRIADALLEKEIINGAELDALIAGKKISPSNGRNGRRKRKTNGGNNSASKLKGNNSPVRKKNAK; encoded by the coding sequence ATGATTGCGGTAGGATTCATCATCTTGGCGCAAATATTAACATTTGACCAGAAATCAGAGACCGAAATAAGTTTCACCGAATTCAAAGCTCTTCTTTCTAAGGGGCGTGTAGAAAGCGCGACTATCATAGAGAACGAATTCCATGGTAATTTGTACAGTTCGGTAACAATCTGGAGACCTTCATCGAGGGGCATCGAAGGAGACTCTACCTCAGTGTTTATCGATGAAAAAATTAAGGTGATCCTTCCGACGAATTACGTTGACACAGAAGTTTTAGCGGAATGGGATGCAGTAGGTTTGAAGTATAATTTTCAGGTGAAATCGATGGACTGGGTGGGTTATTTACTCCAGATGAGTCCATGGATTTTGATTTTCGTTTTCTGGTTCATCCTGATGCGGAGAATGCAGGGAGGAGGACCAAAAGGGATATTCTCGTTTGGGAAGAGCCGTGCGAAAGTGGTTTCCGGTAAAGAACCGAAGATAACTTTCGATGACGTAGCCGGTGTGGTTGAAGCAAAGCAGGAGCTGATGGAGATTATCGGATTTTTAAAGGAACCGGAGAAGTTCAGTCGACTCGGAGGAAAAATTCCAAAAGGAGTATTGTTGACCGGACCTCCCGGAACCGGAAAAACCCTTCTTGCGAAAGCGGTTGCAGGTGAAGCGGAAGTCCCGTTTTTTAGTATTAGCGGGGCTGACTTCGTGGAAATGTTTGTCGGAGTGGGAGCTTCGAGGGTCAGGGACCTGTTTGAGCAGGGGAAGAAAAACGCACCTTGCATTATATTCATCGATGAGTTGGATGCTGTCGGAAGGACGAGAGGAGCCGGATTAGGCGGAGGTCATGATGAGAGGGAGCAGACGCTAAATCAGCTGCTCGTGGAGATGGATGGTTTTGAATCTAATGATGGGGTAATACTTCTCTCGGCAACGAACCGCGCGGACGTCCTGGACAGCGCATTGTTGCGTCCGGGAAGATTCGACAGACAGGTAGTGGTAGGGAATCCGGATGTGCTCGGCAGGGAAGGAATTCTTAAAGTTCACACAAAAGATGTTAAAATGGCGAAGGACATGGATTTATCCATACTTGCTAAAGGTACTCCCGGACTCTCAGGAGCTGATTTAGCGAACCTCGTAAACGAAGCTGCTCTGCTTGCGGCAAGTAAAAATAAAAAGTCTGTAGAATTAGATGATTTTGAGGAAGCCAAGGACAAGGTCATGATGGGAGTGGCGAGGAAGAGTATGATAATCAGTGATGCGGAGAAAAAGGTCACTGCCTATCACGAGGCAGGTCATGCCCTTGTAGCGAGGTCAATTCCTGAGGCGGACCCCATACATAAGGTAACTATAATACCAAGAGGAGGAACTCTCGGTACCACACACCAATTGCCTATGGATGAGAGATATAATTATTCGCGCAGTTTGGTAAATGCGCAGCTGGCGATTTTACTCGGAGGCAGATCGGCAGAAAAGATAGTGTTTGACGAGTACACTACCGGCGCAGGGAACGACCTTGAAAGAGCAACGGAACTCTCCAGAAAAATGGTTTGTGAGTGGGGTATGAGCGAAAAACTGGGACCTTTGACATTCGGTAAAAAAGCAGAAGAGATTTTTCTCGGTAGACAAATTTCACAGCATCGGGACTACAGCGAAAATACAGCACGGATAATAGACGAAGAAGTTCAAAAAATAATTCTGGCTGCCGAGGAGAGAGCGACTAACCTCCTTAAAAAGAAAAAATCCACGTTAAAGCGAATTGCGGATGCGCTTCTTGAAAAAGAAATTATCAATGGCGCAGAATTGGACGCTCTAATAGCGGGTAAAAAAATCTCTCCATCTAACGGTAGGAACGGCAGGCGGAAAAGGAAGACGAACGGCGGAAATAACAGCGCCTCTAAATTAAAGGGCAACAACAGCCCTGTTCGAAAGAAAAATGCAAAGTAG